The Nymphaea colorata isolate Beijing-Zhang1983 chromosome 11, ASM883128v2, whole genome shotgun sequence genome includes the window TACAGGTACACAACTAGGGATCCGCAAGTAGAAAAGTACACTCAAGGGTTCTATCACTGGTCTCAAGATGGTTCAAGCCTGGATCTCTCTTTGAAGTTATATATCCAAAGAAAAAAGCACGGTATGACTAATTGATTTTATATGTCAGTTTGAAACTTTTCTTCATCACACGCACTATCCAAGGAACCAACATAAGGCAGGAGCTTTTCAGCTATGTTCGCAAGGTCCTTATTGCTCAAATAggacaaatataaaaatatgggAAAGGACAGAAATGGGTTCGCTTTCAGAGATGCCATTCATGATCAGAAAACAATCAAATAAATGCACAAGCGTAGAATAAAAGTAACACCCTGATTTGTAGTTTCACCACTTAGTGGAGAATCACTTAGGCATTATGATTGGTCACATTTTGATCAGCTATCCATTCTTTGAAAGAATAGAATCTTACCCCGTACTGGAAACCAGAGAGAAGTCACACTTTTATATTTGAACGGTCATTTTATATCTAACAGATTGATTAAATTCAAAAGGACATCCTTTAGGCTTGTTTAGCGACTTCAGTTCAAGTTGGAATCGACCATTATATGGGCCATTGGTTTGATTGGATATAAGCATTTATATCCAGCTAAAGCTCAAAGTTTTGGCCACAGAGATTCACAATCTGCTCCAATGCTTCCAGCCCATTCGTTTCCTGCTCTTTCAATCATCTTCTACAAGTTATTCTCTTGGTTTTCATATAAGAAGTTAGAAGGACAAGGATTACAAGATTTAATGGGAATACCTTGATACAGAAATAGTCATCACACCATTTCTTGAACCGCGGATAGAAAGTAGGATCAAACTTGTCGCAGGCCTTCTTTTGAATctacaaaatcaaaagcaatgtttttcattaagtcATTTTAAAGGATAAATTCAGAACTCACTTTGCAGAATATGGTAATGTGCAAATAATGTCAATAGATCTATAAGAAAGTTGGACAAGCGTCACAATGGCCTCAGGACGATGAACTTTACCGAATGGAAATGTTTAACATCCTCCTCAAATATATAGGAAGGGGTTAAATCCGTACCCCCGCCAAACCACCATTTTCGTGGTGCTCCAGCAGCATCTGAACGCAAAGCATATACCAATTTCATCAGACATGCAATGGATTTTACCTAAAGTTTCATTTAGAGATGGAAGAATAGGCCGTGCAAATCATTAATTCTCAACATATTCTAGACAAGCTTTTAAATtagttttatgattttcaaagaGTTAAACTACCTTGCTCTGTTTTGCAATAACacatgcggccatcaatagttCTAAACAATGATCAAGATCTCATTTAGTGAATGAAACTAAGCTACCAGATTTGCAGTCAAACAGTGTAATTCTAGTCAGCCGAAAGGATAATAGaccaaacaaagcaaaagcCAAAAGCAACTGAAATGCAAGGTATGTTGCATCAGAGGGAGAGAAGATAACCATCaccaattaaaaagaaaaactgtaaaACGAAGAGAATGAGATACCTTCTGGAGCGTCTGTCTCGAAGTACCGATAATTGAAATGCAATGTAGGTGCAAATGGGTTCTTTGGATGCAAAACCTACAAACGAGAAGGACCAAAGAACCATAACTTTTCCGGTTCAACTAATCAACCGAATTACTGAAAACTAAACGAGAATATCAGAGATCGAAAGATGAACTAACAGAGCTAATTCCAGCGGCGAAGAAGGGGACGGGGCCGGCATTGACGACGGTCCCTGCCGTGGCAGCCCGGTACGCGTCCGGGGGCATCATCCCGTAGACCACAGAAACGTTGACTCCGGCCTTCTCCCACACATTCCCGTCCTGCAGAACGCGGCTTATTCCGCCTCCGCCCCCGGGCCTTGACCACACATCCTCCTTGAACCGACACCCATCAACCGCCTCGATAGCTGCGCAGACCTTATCCTGCACTTCCCTGATCATCTTCTCAAATCGGCCCCTAACGGAGGACGAATCAGAAGCTGGGGCCTCTCCATCTCTCAAGAAGCTGTCCGGCCGCTCACTCTGCGGCACCTCCTTCTCGATTGCAGGGCCGGATATTGAGCTCGAAGGCCGGAAGTACACTCTCTTCCTCGGAAATGAGATGGAAATTTTGTTGGGTTTTAGTGGTGATGGTCTGAAGAAGCCTACAGACGCGCTGTTAGAGGATGAAGACGAATACGAGGAAAACccaaggaaggaggaaggagaagacaAGGTGGTAGAACTAGCCATGacaaagggagggagggagggagatagggagggagagcgagagagaggcaACCAACCAGTGAAAAGAGAAGTGGCAAGGTAGAAATCTTTATAGATAAAGATTacggagagagagacagggacAGGCTGCCGAGGAGTGGGGAGATAGAAGAGCAGCCAGTGAGAAGAAAGGGCGTCAACACTGAAATCTTTATAGACAGAGATTACAGAGAGATCCAAAGTGGATTGGGATAGCCGTCGGTTTTGGGGAGGCGGTCAGGTCCAAGGTGCTGACGATGGGCAGCCCCTGGTAATCTCCCCCACCAGTTTCACCCCCACCAGCATCAAGGAAACCACCTTTCCTTATTTTTATAGCTTTCCCACTTCTTTCCGTGTATCACGTTAGCTTGTTTCGGGGCTTTGTCAATATTTTAATGGCGTAGGTTTGGTAACCAAGGTTCCCACAGGAGAAGAGAACCTGTGAACAAATGAAACTTATTTGACTTTGGCTTTTGAGAAATGAATTCGATACCTTATAAATGCTTCTCTGACTTTCGAGCTCGTCATTAACAAGCAATTTTAGTTACAGGCTGTTGAGTGGTCATGAGTGGCAAGTAGAAGTTAGAAGCGAATACTGAGGGCGTTAGGTTTAAATATTATGTAAGAAAGTTTCAATGTTATGGCTTTAAAGGGGCTA containing:
- the LOC116264821 gene encoding coproporphyrinogen-III oxidase 1, chloroplastic, with product MASSTTLSSPSSFLGFSSYSSSSSNSASVGFFRPSPLKPNKISISFPRKRVYFRPSSSISGPAIEKEVPQSERPDSFLRDGEAPASDSSSVRGRFEKMIREVQDKVCAAIEAVDGCRFKEDVWSRPGGGGGISRVLQDGNVWEKAGVNVSVVYGMMPPDAYRAATAGTVVNAGPVPFFAAGISSVLHPKNPFAPTLHFNYRYFETDAPEDAAGAPRKWWFGGGTDLTPSYIFEEDVKHFHSIQKKACDKFDPTFYPRFKKWCDDYFCIKHREERRGLGGIFFDDLNDYDQEFLLGFTTECANSVVPAYIPLIEKRKDTPFTEQHKAWQQLRRGRYVEFNLVYDRGTTFGLKTGGRIESILVSLPLTARWEYDHKPEEGTEEWKLLDACVNPKEWI